A stretch of the Rufibacter tibetensis genome encodes the following:
- a CDS encoding ribulose-bisphosphate carboxylase large subunit family protein codes for MERITAKYLIETPLEVEAAAQVLAGEQSSGTFVEVPGETAELKRRFAARVESITPLETVTEPAIPGAVSDKRLYHRAMLEVSWSIENFGYNLPVLISTLQGNLYELTQFTGLKLMDLEVPSSFATHFSGPKFGIKGCRQLTGVEERPLIGTIIKPSIGMTPQQTADLVKTLAEAGIDFVKDDELMSASANSSFEDRLDMVTRVINDHADKTGKKVMYAFNITDEIDVMLRRYEKIVASGGTCAMVSLNSVGLAGVKKVCDQGQLAIHGHRNGWGMLNRHPFLGIEFPAYQKLWRLAGVDQIHVNGIQNKFWESDDSVVRSIEACLKPMLGGYSVLPVVSSGQWGGQAPETYRRTQTTDLLYMAGGGIMAHPSGPCGGVVAMRQAWEAAVQGLTVEEAARQYPEFRESVEKFGTRK; via the coding sequence ATGGAAAGGATCACCGCAAAGTACCTCATAGAAACGCCGCTGGAAGTAGAGGCTGCTGCCCAGGTGCTGGCAGGGGAGCAATCGTCGGGTACGTTTGTGGAGGTGCCCGGCGAGACGGCTGAACTAAAACGGCGCTTTGCAGCCCGGGTAGAGTCAATAACACCGCTGGAAACCGTGACGGAGCCCGCTATACCAGGGGCTGTGTCAGATAAAAGACTATACCACAGAGCAATGTTGGAAGTGTCTTGGTCAATCGAAAACTTCGGCTATAACCTTCCTGTCTTGATTTCAACGCTACAGGGTAATCTGTATGAACTCACTCAGTTTACAGGTTTGAAACTGATGGACCTGGAGGTGCCATCCTCCTTTGCAACACATTTTAGTGGGCCGAAATTTGGCATAAAGGGGTGCCGCCAGTTGACTGGGGTAGAAGAACGACCGCTAATAGGCACCATCATCAAGCCCAGTATTGGCATGACGCCGCAGCAGACCGCCGACCTTGTGAAAACACTGGCTGAGGCAGGTATTGATTTCGTGAAAGACGATGAACTGATGTCGGCTTCGGCCAATTCCTCTTTTGAGGACCGTCTGGACATGGTAACGCGCGTCATCAACGACCATGCCGATAAAACAGGCAAAAAGGTGATGTATGCTTTTAATATAACTGACGAAATAGACGTAATGCTGCGCCGGTACGAGAAGATAGTTGCCTCTGGTGGCACTTGTGCCATGGTCAGCCTGAACAGTGTGGGATTGGCCGGTGTCAAAAAGGTGTGTGACCAGGGGCAACTGGCTATACACGGGCATAGAAACGGCTGGGGTATGCTGAACCGGCATCCGTTTCTGGGCATAGAGTTTCCTGCTTACCAAAAGCTTTGGCGTTTGGCTGGGGTAGACCAGATTCACGTGAATGGTATCCAAAACAAATTCTGGGAATCAGACGATTCGGTGGTCCGTTCAATTGAGGCTTGTCTAAAACCCATGCTGGGCGGGTACTCTGTCCTGCCTGTTGTATCATCGGGGCAGTGGGGCGGGCAGGCACCTGAGACTTACCGCCGTACTCAGACTACCGATCTGCTGTATATGGCAGGTGGTGGCATTATGGCACATCCTAGCGGGCCATGTGGTGGTGTGGTAGCCATGCGCCAGGCATGGGAGGCAGCAGTGCAAGGGCTAACAGTGGAAGAGGCTGCGCGGCAGTACCCCGAATTCCGGGAATCAGTTGAAAAGTTTGGAACCAGGAAATGA
- a CDS encoding family 16 glycoside hydrolase, whose amino-acid sequence MFTVIPMYREILFALSFLATIAACKKQKEEVQESETKPITYLPYIPLKLEDLNEFQQPGAGNWDVAGNVYADRHSPNSLTASNGTGILTSLPANDKNANLLTKLSHGDIDLEMDFMMPKGSNSGVLLQSRYEVQLSDSWLKGSLTPEDCGGIAPDGKKKAFPGSAPAEGASKAPGLWQHLKISFKAPRFDPTGKKVADARFVEVVLNGVQVQKDVVVPTPTQSAPYTDEQALAPLMLQGDQGPVAFKNIRYKVYDAAPILVQNVHYKLFEGRHYTLDAWRHLPPAKTGKADSLSHLLGEEDEVLVLEGQMETPREGDYLFKTSAGGPVWLVIDDSVVVENGNSRDYNRFFYGKTSLSRGKHNFRLAYSNSDKSLSLEYEGPGRPWTVLTTPASLRRTGEVAPLALLVEEEPVMQRGFLLHQSAPKPYAASIGIPGGVNYAYDLNAQGLLNIWHGKYIDVSNMWRERGETQLEIPLGASLQLPGLPTLAVLKGRDTAWPAAIGPDDNTYTDRGYRLTPDGLPVFFYTLNKTEVEDFLQPTPDKTGLTREISLRSHQPAGQLYCLLGSGSAIEKLPNGSYAIDNKSYYLEDLQASGASPTIRQVSNGQYQLLLPLNPKTKTAKVKYSIIW is encoded by the coding sequence ATGTTCACAGTGATCCCTATGTACAGAGAAATTTTATTTGCTCTCTCTTTCCTTGCCACCATAGCTGCATGCAAAAAGCAAAAGGAAGAAGTGCAGGAAAGCGAAACCAAGCCTATTACTTACCTCCCGTATATACCCTTGAAGCTGGAGGATCTTAATGAATTTCAGCAGCCTGGTGCTGGAAACTGGGATGTTGCGGGGAATGTTTACGCTGACAGACACAGCCCCAATAGCTTAACTGCCTCAAACGGCACGGGCATTTTAACCAGTCTGCCCGCAAATGACAAAAACGCCAACTTATTGACTAAGCTGTCACACGGCGACATAGACCTGGAGATGGATTTCATGATGCCCAAAGGCTCTAACTCGGGGGTTCTTCTGCAAAGCAGGTATGAGGTGCAATTATCCGACAGCTGGTTAAAGGGCAGCCTTACACCTGAAGATTGCGGGGGGATAGCCCCCGACGGTAAAAAAAAGGCGTTCCCTGGCAGTGCACCAGCTGAAGGCGCCTCCAAAGCCCCAGGGCTGTGGCAACACCTAAAAATAAGCTTCAAGGCTCCACGGTTTGACCCTACAGGAAAGAAAGTAGCAGATGCCCGCTTTGTGGAGGTAGTATTGAATGGCGTCCAGGTACAAAAGGACGTTGTGGTGCCTACTCCCACGCAATCAGCACCCTATACTGATGAGCAGGCCCTTGCCCCGCTGATGCTGCAAGGGGATCAGGGCCCGGTTGCTTTCAAGAATATCAGGTACAAGGTTTACGACGCGGCCCCTATCCTAGTACAGAACGTCCATTACAAATTGTTTGAGGGCAGACACTATACGCTTGACGCATGGCGGCATCTGCCTCCTGCTAAAACAGGCAAAGCGGATTCCCTTTCCCACCTGCTGGGAGAAGAAGACGAGGTATTGGTACTGGAAGGGCAGATGGAAACCCCGCGCGAAGGGGATTATCTGTTCAAAACATCGGCAGGAGGACCTGTGTGGCTGGTGATCGATGATTCAGTGGTGGTTGAAAATGGCAACTCACGTGACTATAACCGGTTCTTCTATGGCAAGACATCCCTAAGCAGGGGTAAGCACAATTTCAGGCTTGCCTATTCCAATTCTGATAAAAGCCTTTCCTTGGAGTATGAAGGCCCGGGAAGGCCCTGGACCGTGCTTACGACCCCAGCTTCCCTGAGGCGCACGGGCGAGGTAGCCCCCCTGGCTTTGCTTGTGGAGGAAGAGCCCGTGATGCAGCGGGGCTTCCTACTGCACCAAAGTGCCCCGAAGCCTTATGCCGCTTCAATAGGGATACCGGGGGGCGTCAACTATGCCTATGACCTCAATGCCCAGGGGTTGCTCAACATATGGCACGGCAAATACATAGACGTGTCCAATATGTGGCGCGAGCGGGGCGAGACCCAGTTGGAAATCCCGTTAGGTGCAAGCCTGCAGTTGCCAGGGCTACCCACACTCGCTGTGCTTAAAGGAAGGGATACTGCCTGGCCCGCCGCCATCGGACCTGATGACAATACTTATACGGACAGGGGCTACCGACTAACCCCTGACGGCCTCCCGGTCTTTTTCTATACCCTCAACAAAACGGAAGTAGAAGACTTCCTGCAGCCCACCCCTGACAAAACCGGATTAACCCGGGAGATCAGCCTGAGATCCCACCAACCCGCCGGCCAGCTTTACTGCTTGCTTGGCAGCGGCAGCGCCATTGAGAAGCTCCCTAATGGCAGCTATGCCATTGACAACAAAAGCTATTACCTGGAGGATCTGCAGGCTTCAGGGGCAAGCCCCACCATCCGCCAAGTCAGCAACGGACAATACCAACTCCTGTTGCCGCTGAACCCCAAGACAAAAACCGCCAAAGTAAAATATTCCATTATCTGGTAG
- a CDS encoding plastocyanin/azurin family copper-binding protein translates to MIIEMKGKALFIHLLLCLAFHVSNAQSGDAAKERRYYSIKNVPIPADVMLEVGGLAFTEDDKLAVATRRGEIWMIDDPYQNKLKNTKYTRFASGLHETLYLSYHKGSFYTTQRSELTKITDTDRDGKADLFKTVYAWPLSGNYHEYSYGPLFLPNGDMLVNLNLSWEGKGKSLAKWRGWMLKVKENGEMTPFATGMRSPAGLGLHESGDVFYSENQGDWIGSGWITHVKEGDFVGHPEGLKWSDEPNSPVKMKATAFKTDSVGTMFDFAKEQKGLKLPAVWFPHTLMGISTTAVLSINSDAFGPFKGQLLVGDQGHSKIMRVFLEKVNGEYQGACFPFREGFSSGILRMAWGSDNSLFVGMTSRGWASTGGELYGLQRLVWNKKPIFEIKAMRALADGFELEFTQPVNKRLASNPKAYQMTGFTYSYQKSYGSPIINALPYSISSAEVTKDGRKVKLIVHGLREGYIHELMLKGIKSRTGTELLHPLAYYTLNAIPGGGQAHQKHAQMMTQQANAQQKDNNTPCGGEPSKNPTEQPANWAGGPDITITIGTKPGLKFSIEDFEVPEGSKVKLVFDNTDDMLHNLVITAKGKGDEIGKKAMELGMDGPKLGYVPISADVLFNTCLLQPNSSQDIYFVAPKAGDYPYVCTFPGHYNIMKGIMKVSRKSISSK, encoded by the coding sequence ATGATCATAGAAATGAAAGGAAAAGCTCTCTTTATCCATCTGCTCCTGTGCCTCGCCTTCCATGTTTCCAACGCCCAATCAGGTGACGCGGCGAAGGAACGCAGGTATTACAGCATCAAGAACGTACCCATACCAGCAGACGTCATGCTGGAGGTCGGCGGACTTGCCTTTACCGAGGACGACAAACTCGCCGTGGCGACCCGGCGTGGTGAGATATGGATGATCGATGACCCTTACCAAAATAAGTTAAAGAACACCAAGTACACCCGCTTTGCATCGGGCCTGCATGAGACACTTTACCTTTCTTACCACAAAGGTTCATTTTATACCACGCAGCGTTCTGAACTCACAAAGATCACAGACACGGACAGGGACGGCAAAGCCGATTTGTTTAAAACCGTATATGCCTGGCCACTATCCGGCAACTACCATGAATACTCCTACGGCCCCCTGTTCTTGCCGAACGGGGATATGCTGGTAAACCTTAACCTGTCCTGGGAAGGCAAAGGGAAAAGCCTTGCAAAGTGGCGTGGCTGGATGCTCAAGGTGAAAGAGAATGGGGAAATGACACCCTTTGCCACAGGCATGCGCTCCCCGGCGGGATTAGGACTCCATGAAAGCGGTGACGTATTCTATTCTGAAAACCAGGGCGACTGGATTGGCTCTGGCTGGATCACACATGTAAAGGAGGGTGACTTCGTCGGGCACCCGGAAGGGCTTAAGTGGAGCGATGAACCCAACTCACCCGTTAAGATGAAGGCAACGGCCTTCAAGACGGATTCGGTAGGCACCATGTTTGATTTTGCAAAAGAGCAGAAGGGCTTGAAACTACCTGCCGTCTGGTTTCCACACACGCTGATGGGGATCTCCACTACTGCTGTCCTCTCTATCAATTCTGATGCTTTCGGCCCTTTCAAAGGGCAGCTTCTGGTGGGTGACCAAGGCCACAGTAAGATCATGCGTGTTTTCCTGGAGAAAGTAAATGGGGAGTACCAGGGAGCCTGCTTCCCTTTCAGGGAAGGGTTCTCCTCCGGCATCTTGCGCATGGCCTGGGGAAGTGACAACTCCCTGTTTGTTGGCATGACCAGCAGAGGATGGGCTTCCACGGGAGGGGAGCTTTATGGTTTGCAGCGCCTTGTATGGAATAAGAAACCAATATTTGAGATAAAGGCCATGAGAGCCCTGGCAGATGGTTTTGAGCTGGAGTTCACGCAACCGGTAAACAAGCGGCTGGCTTCCAATCCAAAGGCTTATCAGATGACAGGCTTTACCTACAGCTACCAAAAGAGCTATGGGAGTCCTATCATCAACGCCTTGCCCTACAGCATCTCGAGTGCCGAGGTTACAAAAGACGGACGCAAGGTAAAGCTCATTGTACACGGCCTGAGAGAAGGCTATATACATGAACTGATGCTGAAAGGAATAAAATCCCGAACCGGTACCGAGCTCCTGCATCCCCTGGCTTACTATACTTTGAATGCCATCCCGGGAGGAGGGCAGGCACACCAGAAACATGCCCAGATGATGACGCAGCAAGCAAACGCGCAGCAGAAAGACAACAACACTCCCTGCGGGGGCGAACCATCGAAGAACCCGACGGAACAACCAGCGAATTGGGCGGGAGGCCCGGATATCACTATAACCATTGGCACTAAACCCGGACTGAAGTTCAGCATAGAGGATTTTGAGGTGCCGGAGGGCAGCAAAGTAAAGCTTGTGTTTGACAATACGGATGATATGCTCCACAACCTGGTGATCACCGCCAAAGGCAAAGGTGACGAGATTGGCAAGAAGGCCATGGAGTTAGGCATGGACGGCCCCAAGCTAGGGTACGTTCCCATCTCCGCCGATGTGCTGTTCAACACCTGTTTGCTACAACCCAATAGCTCGCAGGATATTTATTTTGTGGCCCCCAAGGCCGGTGATTACCCGTACGTCTGTACCTTTCCCGGCCATTACAACATTATGAAGGGAATCATGAAAGTCAGCCGCAAATCCATATCCTCGAAGTAA
- a CDS encoding four-carbon acid sugar kinase family protein has translation MMAVTGELLLAYYGDDFTGSTDALEFLSRAGAKTVLFIQPPTPEQLARYEGLQAIGVAGLARAMAPDEMELELRPAFTALRALGAAHVHYKVCSTFDSSPAIGSIGKAIDIATTIFEAPFVPLLVAAPALGRYCAFGNLFARMGIGSSGIIYRIDRHPSMSRHPITPADEGDLRLHLARQTKKRIGLMDNLQVVLPVAQASRELESAIQGGAEVMLFDALYEAHLETIGELINAYATPEKPLFSVGSSGIEMALGKYWEHTGQLQPVRNWVEPGFAAPLLVVSGSCSPVTSGQISWALANGFQEIALDTEAIARNTSDEWFRCAVADALTFLQEGRSVIVHTSRGMHDARVVKTEEVFRLQGLDKASMQRQTARLYGAALGRIVRAIVGETELQRIVIAGGDTSSYAAREIGIEAVEMIAPVTPGAPLCKAYAPGSPADGLEVNFKGGQVGPENYFGIISQGKSSLHTQTI, from the coding sequence ATGATGGCAGTAACCGGAGAACTTTTGCTGGCCTACTATGGTGACGATTTCACTGGCTCAACTGACGCACTGGAGTTTCTGAGCCGGGCCGGGGCCAAGACTGTCCTTTTTATACAGCCGCCCACGCCGGAACAGTTGGCTAGGTACGAAGGGCTGCAGGCAATTGGGGTGGCAGGCCTGGCCCGGGCAATGGCACCTGATGAAATGGAACTGGAACTGCGGCCTGCTTTTACGGCGCTGCGTGCCCTGGGGGCTGCCCATGTGCATTATAAAGTTTGCTCTACCTTTGATTCCTCTCCGGCTATCGGGAGCATTGGAAAAGCCATTGACATAGCCACAACCATCTTTGAGGCGCCTTTTGTGCCGCTTTTGGTAGCAGCGCCGGCACTTGGCCGCTACTGTGCTTTTGGAAACCTGTTTGCCCGCATGGGCATCGGGAGTTCAGGAATAATATACCGCATTGACCGGCACCCCTCCATGAGCCGCCACCCAATCACGCCCGCCGATGAAGGCGACCTGCGCCTGCACCTGGCCCGGCAGACAAAGAAGCGAATCGGGTTGATGGATAATCTGCAGGTTGTATTGCCAGTGGCTCAAGCCAGCAGAGAGCTAGAAAGTGCCATTCAGGGTGGAGCAGAAGTAATGCTGTTTGATGCCCTGTACGAGGCTCATTTAGAAACCATAGGCGAGCTTATCAATGCCTATGCAACTCCTGAAAAGCCCCTTTTCTCTGTAGGTTCCTCTGGAATTGAAATGGCTCTGGGTAAATATTGGGAACATACAGGACAACTACAGCCGGTACGGAATTGGGTTGAGCCGGGATTTGCTGCTCCTTTGCTTGTTGTATCAGGAAGCTGTTCGCCGGTTACCTCGGGGCAGATTAGCTGGGCTCTGGCCAATGGCTTTCAGGAGATAGCCCTTGATACCGAAGCTATAGCCCGAAATACCAGTGATGAATGGTTCAGGTGTGCCGTGGCTGACGCGTTAACCTTCCTTCAGGAAGGAAGAAGTGTTATCGTGCATACCAGCCGGGGTATGCACGATGCACGTGTGGTTAAAACGGAGGAGGTCTTTAGGCTGCAGGGGCTAGACAAGGCAAGCATGCAAAGACAGACAGCACGCCTCTACGGCGCCGCATTGGGGCGAATAGTGAGGGCAATAGTAGGAGAAACAGAATTGCAACGGATCGTGATTGCTGGTGGAGACACCTCCAGTTACGCTGCCCGCGAAATAGGCATAGAAGCCGTGGAAATGATTGCGCCTGTCACACCTGGTGCCCCCCTGTGTAAAGCCTATGCCCCAGGTTCTCCAGCTGATGGGCTGGAAGTGAATTTTAAAGGAGGGCAGGTGGGGCCGGAAAATTACTTTGGGATTATTTCACAAGGAAAGTCATCACTTCACACACAAACTATTTAG
- a CDS encoding MGH1-like glycoside hydrolase domain-containing protein: MISLATKLLSILGLLAVVRTCSTENSPKPEERFLQPGKLKAYVAYFNQMEPEDVVNHIPNSQAVSWMQQNVPLFECPDSVIEQTYYYRWWTFRKHLKQTPDGFVFTEFITPVNHAGKHNTISCALSHHIYEGRWLHNQDYINQYVNFWFTVEKNRPNTKFHKFSSWVGDAVYNRYLVNQDSAHMLGILDDMDADYRQWVEENSAGSNLFWQFDVRDGMEESISGSRKEKHVRPTISSYMYGYASALAKMAAVAGKNDLANQYAAKASMIKSAVQTQLWDNKAEFFKVRLEKGPFSDAREAIGYIPWYFGLPDDSPEFAKAWEQIKDTTGFSAPWGLTTAERRHPTFRTRGSGHGCEWDGAIWPFATTQTLKGLANLLNNYSSHSMSKKDYYDALRTYAWSHQKNGKPYLGEYQDEKTGYWLKGDNPRSSYYNHSGFCDLIINDLVGIKPQADNTIQVNPLVPEGQWEWFCLDNVLYHGQIITVLWDKTGKKYGKGKGFRVFADGEQIFHSKNLTDATAKLPRMQG, encoded by the coding sequence ATGATAAGTCTTGCCACAAAATTGTTGTCAATTTTAGGCTTACTGGCAGTTGTCAGAACCTGTTCCACTGAAAATTCCCCAAAGCCGGAGGAGCGCTTTCTGCAACCTGGCAAACTAAAGGCATATGTGGCTTATTTCAACCAGATGGAGCCAGAAGATGTGGTGAACCACATCCCCAACAGCCAAGCTGTTAGTTGGATGCAGCAGAATGTCCCTCTGTTTGAATGCCCTGACTCTGTTATAGAACAGACCTACTACTACCGCTGGTGGACATTCAGAAAGCACTTGAAGCAAACCCCGGATGGATTCGTTTTTACTGAATTCATCACTCCGGTTAATCATGCCGGAAAGCACAATACAATAAGCTGTGCGCTGTCCCACCACATCTATGAAGGACGTTGGCTACACAACCAGGACTACATCAACCAGTATGTCAACTTTTGGTTTACGGTAGAAAAAAACAGACCCAACACCAAGTTCCACAAGTTCAGTAGCTGGGTAGGGGACGCCGTTTACAACCGCTATCTGGTAAACCAGGATTCTGCGCACATGCTGGGCATACTTGACGACATGGATGCTGACTACAGACAATGGGTGGAGGAGAATAGCGCGGGCAGTAACCTGTTCTGGCAATTTGATGTGCGGGACGGGATGGAAGAATCCATCAGCGGTTCCAGAAAAGAAAAACATGTCAGGCCGACTATAAGCAGCTACATGTATGGGTACGCCTCAGCACTGGCGAAGATGGCGGCAGTGGCAGGCAAGAACGATTTGGCGAACCAGTACGCGGCAAAAGCGTCAATGATTAAATCAGCTGTACAAACCCAGCTTTGGGACAACAAGGCGGAATTCTTCAAGGTACGCTTGGAAAAGGGTCCCTTTTCAGATGCTCGCGAAGCTATAGGCTATATTCCCTGGTACTTTGGTTTACCCGACGATTCACCTGAGTTTGCGAAGGCTTGGGAGCAAATCAAAGACACGACGGGGTTTTCTGCTCCTTGGGGCTTAACGACAGCTGAACGCAGGCATCCCACCTTCAGAACCCGTGGCTCTGGCCATGGATGCGAATGGGACGGTGCCATCTGGCCGTTTGCCACCACTCAGACCCTGAAGGGCCTGGCAAACTTGCTCAACAACTACTCCAGTCACTCCATGTCTAAGAAAGATTACTATGATGCTTTGAGAACCTACGCCTGGTCCCATCAAAAGAACGGCAAGCCCTACCTCGGGGAGTATCAGGATGAGAAAACAGGCTACTGGTTGAAAGGTGACAACCCCAGGAGCAGCTATTACAACCACTCCGGCTTCTGTGACTTAATCATCAATGACTTGGTTGGGATAAAGCCCCAGGCGGACAATACCATCCAGGTGAACCCCCTTGTTCCGGAAGGCCAGTGGGAATGGTTTTGCCTGGACAATGTCTTATACCACGGCCAAATCATCACTGTGTTATGGGACAAAACAGGAAAGAAATACGGGAAGGGGAAAGGTTTTAGGGTATTCGCTGACGGCGAGCAGATTTTCCACTCAAAGAACCTGACGGATGCTACAGCGAAACTACCCAGAATGCAAGGCTGA
- a CDS encoding glycoside hydrolase family 28 protein, which yields MKVRLSGITSILFHALLFFAVTAASAAAKEKAPFYNVLRYGAKNDGSKLATAAIRKAIEAASSAGGGTVFFPAGEYLTGPIHLKSNITIHIDAGALVKFSDNFDDYLPMVPTRYEGTDVVSFSPLFYAYKQENITITGSGTIDGQGKKWWAFAEGESRKSSDSKWQKEFHRLNQDILRPDLPGVVERGFLRPPFIQPMYCKNVLVEGITIINSPFWTVNPEFCENVTITGVTINNPPSPNTDGINPESCKNVHISNCHISVGDDCITIKSGKDRAGRKMAVPAENYTITNCTMLSGHGGVVIGSEMSGDVRKITISNCVFDGTDRGIRIKTARGRGGIVEEIRVDNIIMKNIKDQAIVLDMQYAVTKPEPVTERTPRFRNIHFSNITAQVNQAAYLNGLEEMPIENITFSDINMDAKTGFVIKQSKNIELHNVQVNTESGPSLDAENVKMLEIGGFKTYTPHLHAPAIKLTNVEDAFIYNAFPRPGTGVFLLLNGKDTKSINLGGNNFRHAQTPVKMEQDVKENSVQQALSK from the coding sequence ATGAAAGTAAGACTCTCCGGCATCACCAGCATCCTTTTCCACGCGCTCCTCTTCTTTGCCGTCACAGCGGCATCGGCGGCGGCTAAAGAGAAAGCGCCTTTCTATAACGTTCTTAGATATGGAGCGAAAAACGACGGCAGCAAACTAGCGACCGCAGCAATCAGGAAAGCTATTGAAGCTGCTTCTTCTGCTGGGGGGGGTACTGTTTTTTTCCCAGCCGGTGAGTACCTGACAGGCCCGATACATTTGAAAAGCAACATCACCATCCACATTGACGCGGGCGCTCTGGTTAAATTCAGTGATAATTTTGATGATTACCTGCCTATGGTGCCCACCCGTTACGAAGGGACAGATGTTGTAAGTTTCTCTCCTCTTTTTTACGCCTATAAGCAGGAAAACATCACGATTACAGGCAGCGGGACCATCGATGGGCAGGGAAAAAAATGGTGGGCGTTCGCGGAGGGGGAATCCAGGAAATCATCTGACTCCAAATGGCAGAAAGAGTTTCACAGGCTGAACCAGGATATCCTGAGACCGGACCTGCCCGGTGTGGTGGAGCGGGGCTTTCTGCGCCCGCCGTTTATCCAGCCGATGTACTGCAAAAATGTGTTGGTTGAAGGCATCACCATCATCAACTCTCCTTTCTGGACTGTCAATCCCGAATTCTGCGAGAATGTGACCATCACCGGTGTTACCATCAATAACCCGCCCTCGCCCAACACCGACGGGATAAACCCCGAGTCCTGTAAAAATGTACACATTTCCAACTGTCACATCAGCGTGGGGGACGACTGCATCACGATCAAGTCAGGCAAGGACAGAGCTGGCCGTAAAATGGCGGTTCCGGCTGAAAACTACACCATCACCAACTGCACGATGCTCTCTGGGCACGGCGGTGTGGTGATAGGGAGCGAGATGTCTGGCGATGTCAGGAAAATCACCATCTCCAACTGCGTGTTTGACGGGACTGACCGAGGAATCCGAATCAAAACGGCACGTGGCCGGGGAGGCATTGTGGAAGAGATCAGGGTAGACAACATCATCATGAAGAATATCAAGGACCAAGCCATTGTCCTTGACATGCAATACGCGGTAACCAAACCTGAGCCCGTAACGGAGAGGACACCACGGTTTAGAAACATTCATTTCAGCAATATCACCGCGCAGGTAAACCAGGCGGCTTATTTAAATGGGCTGGAAGAAATGCCCATTGAGAATATCACCTTCTCTGACATTAACATGGATGCTAAAACAGGGTTCGTGATCAAGCAATCAAAGAATATTGAGCTTCACAATGTGCAGGTCAATACGGAGTCAGGCCCCTCGTTGGATGCTGAAAATGTGAAAATGCTGGAAATCGGTGGTTTTAAAACCTATACGCCCCACCTCCATGCTCCTGCCATAAAGCTGACTAATGTGGAGGATGCGTTTATCTACAACGCATTCCCCAGACCCGGTACAGGTGTCTTCCTGCTTTTAAATGGGAAAGACACTAAAAGCATCAATCTGGGTGGGAACAATTTCCGGCATGCACAGACACCTGTCAAGATGGAACAGGATGTAAAGGAAAACTCAGTACAGCAGGCATTATCCAAATAG